The Magnolia sinica isolate HGM2019 chromosome 9, MsV1, whole genome shotgun sequence genome contains a region encoding:
- the LOC131255923 gene encoding disease resistance protein RPM1-like, which produces MAESAVNFLIQHFGPLLVDEVQLLRGVDGELRELINEFESIKSVLRDADARQDTDEGLKTWVKQIREVAYDVEDVLDEFMLSQAQEQQGCIDFLCILIKQFMVRHKTASSIRDIKTRVSKIKERKYAYSLDSTGQTSNSKKKDPRPKALFVEEADLVGIDVPRKELIERLVNEDSRLLTISVVGMGGLGKTTLVKKVYDDQRVKKCFETYAWITVSQSFKAEEQLRSMIKQFFKAKEDPSPPGLDAMPHDELIQELWSNLQDKRYLLVLDDVWEADVWNDIGDAFPKNKKGSRVMITTRKGDVASSSCFRPSAPIYHLQPLDPTQAWSLFCKEAFHSHEKNNCPPELEEFSRSFVDKCEGLPLAVVTLGSLLSGKTYDEWEMIHRSLGPEFESDDSLRRMMKILLLSFNDLPYYLKSCFLYLSIFPEDYPIKRMKLIRLWIAEGFVERKEGRSKEEVAEGYLNELISRNLVHVAEWKLYGKVVTCRIHDLVREMIIKKFMEEHFFASSVEENTMPCNRIRRLSIYKDENFPKFDAFSCLRSLFIFGAEGLSNAPTITSFSSLRLLRVVDLENTSMEIFPDDLTSLLLLRYLSLENSKIKKLPSSLGRLKNLETLNLKGTFVCELPVEILKLQHLRHLLAYSYMAESFYRPFNSVDGIKVPAGVGSMRSLQKLAHIEAESGIIRELGNLTQLRRLGIIKLRVEDGNDLCTSIEKMNHLHSFCVTSMDEEEVLDLHSLSHPPLHLQRLYLGGRLEKLPEWIASLHNLVVVHLTWSRLRDDPLKALQSLPKLVELSLRRAYDGEELCCEGRGYPRLKKLRLIELSGLKNVRVEKGAMSSLEELYIRRCEELVEAPLWLEHVTNLKKLYLYDMSEAFLKGLRKDGAEELVDSIRHIPLIRYIDTQTYTQWDLS; this is translated from the coding sequence atggcgGAGAGTGCTGTGAACTTCTTAATACAACACTTTGGGCCTTTGCTGGTGGATGAAGTGCAGTTGTTGAGGGGGGTCGATGGAGAACTCCGCGAACTCATAAATGAGTTTGAAAGCATCAAATCCGTCCTAAGGGATGCCGACGCAAGACAAGATACCGATGAAGGCCTCAAGACATGGGTGAAACAAATAAGAGAAGTAGCTTATGACGTTGAAGATGTTCTCGACGAGTTCATGCTCAGCCAAGCACAAGAGCAGCAGGGATGCATCGATTTTCTTTGTATACTCATCAAGCAGTTTATGGTGCGCCATAAGACTGCATCATCGATACGAGATATCAAAACCCGAGTCAGTAagattaaagaaagaaaatatgctTACTCTCTGGATAGTACGGGGCAAACTTCAAACTCCAAAAAAAAGGATCCTCGACCGAAAGCTCTTTTTGTTGAGGAAGCTGATCTTGTGGGCATCGATGTGCCAAGAAAGGAATTGATTGAACGGTTGGTCAATGAAGATTCAAGACTTTTGACGATTTCAGTGGTCGGGATGGGTGGCCTTGGCAAGACCACTCTGGTAAAGAAAGTCTATGATGACCAACGGGTGAAGAAATGTTTTGAAACATATGCTTGGATCACTGTCTCGCAATCGTTCAAAGCAGAGGAACAGCTTCGAAGCATGATAAAGCAATTCTTCAAGGCGAAGGAAGATCCATCTCCCCCAGGTTTAGACGCAATGCCACATGACGAGCTCATACAAGAGCTATGGAGCAACTTGCAGGACAAAAGGTATTTACTTGTTCTTGATGATGTATGGGAGGCAGACGTATGGAATGACATAGGCGATGCATTCCCCAAAAACAAAAAGGGTAGCAGGGTAATGATCACTACACGCAAAGGTGACGTCGCATCATCTTCTTGCTTCCGACCCTCTGCTCCCATCTACCATCTTCAGCCTCTGGATCCAACACAGGCTTGGTCTCTCTTTTGCAAGGAGGCATTCCACTCGCATGAGAAGAATAATTGCCCTCCTGAATTGGAGGAGTTTTCGAGAAGCTTTGTAGATAAATGCGAAGGATTACCGCTTGCAGTTGTCACATTAGGTAGTCTTCTATCCGGCAAGACGTATGACGAGTGGGAGATGATTCACCGTAGCCTTGGACCAGAGTTTGAAAGCGATGACAGTCTtagaagaatgatgaaaatatTATTGCTCAGTTTCAATGACTTGCCTTACTACCTGAAATCATGCTTCTTGTATCTGAGTATTTTCCCCGAAGACTATCCGATTAAGCGTATGAAACTAATTCGCCTATGGATAGCCGAGGGGTTTgtagaaagaaaagaaggcagGTCAAAGGAAGAGGTTGCAGAAGGTTACCTCAATGAGCTCATCTCTAGAAATCTGGTTCACGTGGCAGAATGGAAATTATATGGGAAGGTGGTCACTTGTCGCATCCATGATCTTGTGCGGGAGATGATTATTAAAAAATTCATGGAGGAGCATTTCTTTGCATCTTCAGTTGAAGAGAACACAATGCCTTGTAACAGAATCCGGCGTCTGTCCATTTATAAAGATGAgaattttccaaaatttgatgCCTTCTCCTGCCTTCGCTCATTGTTCATTTTTGGTGCAGAAGGACTATCTAATGCCCCTACAATCACTTCATTTTCCAGCTTAAGGTTGTTGAGGGTGGTTGATCTTGAAAATACGTCCATGGaaatctttcctgatgatctaacaAGCTTGTTGCTTTTGAGATACTTAAGCTTGGAGAATTCAAAGATCAAGAAGCTTCCAAGTTCGTTGGGGAGGCTAAAGAACTTAGAAACATTGAATCTTAAGGGCACTTTCGTATGTGAGTTGCCGGTGGAGATTCTCAAGCTCCAGCACCTACGGCACCTTCTGGCTTATTCCTATATGGCAGAGAGCTTTTACAGGCCATTTAATAGTGTAGATGGAATTAAGGTGCCTGCTGGAGTCGGGAGCATGAGATCCCTACAGAAGTTGGCACATATAGAGGCAGAGAGCGGCATCATTAGAGAGCTGGGGAATCTCACCCAACTGAGGAGGTTAGGCATTATCAAGCTAAGAGTGGAAGATGGGAATGATTTATGCACTTCCATTGAGAAGATGAATCACCTTCACTCCTTTTGTGTGACATcaatggatgaggaggaggttCTCGACCTGCATTCTTTATCGCATCCTCCGCTGCATCTTCAACGTCTATATTTGGGAGGGCGTTTGGAGAAGTTGCCTGAATGGATTGCCTCGCTTCATAATCTGGTAGTAGTTCATCTGACGTGGTCCAGATTGAGGGATGATCCACTCAAAGCCCTTCAATCACTGCCCAAGTTGGTGGAACTTTCTCTAAGGCGAGCTTATGATGGAGAAGAGTTATGTTGCGAGGGTAGAGGATATCCAAGACTTAAGAAATTACGGCTCATTGAGTTGAGCGGGTTGAAGAATGTGAGGGTGGAGAAGGGAGCAATGTCTAGCCTTGAAGAGCTATATATTAGACGTTGCGAAGAATTAGTGGAGGCGCCGCTGTGGCTCGAACACGTCACTAACCTCAAAAAACTCTACCTGTATGATATGTCGGAAGCTTTCTTGAAGGGGCTCAGAAAGGATGGAGCTGAAGAGTTGGTGGATTCCATTCGCCACATCCCACTCATACGATATATAGACACTCAGACATACACTCAATGGGATTTGTCATGA